A stretch of DNA from Noviherbaspirillum sedimenti:
GCCCGCTGTCCGAACTGGGCAAGACGGTGACCAGGCATGGCGTGCACATCATTGGCGAGCCCAACCTGGCTTGCCTGGTGGCGGCCGATGCCTCGGCGCTGTATGCCCGCAATGTGCTGGATTTCCTGAAACTGATCATCGACCCGGAAGGGCTGCTGGCCATTCCCCAGGACGATGAAATCATTGCCGCTACGCTCCTGTGCAGCGGCGGTCAATCCTTACGCAAGGCAGCCTGAACGGAGAGTCCATCATGGAAGTCAGTCACACCCTCATCAACCTCATCATCTTCGTGCTGGCCATCTACGTCGGCTACCACGTGGTCTGGACCGTCACGCCGGCGCTGCATACGCCGCTCATGGCCGTCACCAATGCCATTTCCGCCATCATCATCGTCGGCGCCATGCTGGCGGCGGGTCTGACCGAAGGCCTGGTCGGCCAGGCCATGGGGACGGTGGCCGTGGCCCTGGCGGCCGTCAATGTCTTCGGCGGTTTCCTGGTGACCCAGCGCATGCTGGAAATGTTCCGCAAGAAAGAACCCAGGGCGGCCGCCAAAGCGGCTGGTGCGGCGGACCCGGCCGGCGCCCCTGCGCTGGCCAAGGAAGGGAGCCCAGCATGAACATGGCCTTTGTCAGCATGAACCTGGTGACGCTGTTCTATCTCGTCGCGTCGGTGTGTTTCATCCAGGCCTTGAAAGGCTTGTCGCATCCCGCTTCGGCGCGGCGCGGCAATGCCTTTGGCATGAGCGGCATGGCGATCGCCACCCTGACCACGCTGGCCCTGATCGTCAAGCTGCAGGGCGAAGCCAGCAACGGCAGCCTGGGCTTCGGTCTGGTGCTGGTGGGTGTGATCGTCGGCGGCGGTATCGGCGCCACATTGGCCCGCCGGGTCGAGATGACCAAGATGCCGGAACTGGTCGCCGCCATGCATTCGCTCATTGGTCTTGCCGCGGTGTGCATTGCGGTCGCCGTGGTGGCCGAACCGTGGGTGTTCAACATCACCACGCGCGATGCGCCCATTCCCTTCGGTAACCGCCTGGAACTGTTCATCGGCACCTTCGTCGGCGCGGTGACTTTCTCGGGGTCGGTGATTGCCTTCGGCAAGCTGTCGGGGAAATACAAGTTCCGCCTGTTCCAGGGCGCGCCGGTCAGTTTCAGGGGCCAGCATG
This window harbors:
- a CDS encoding NAD(P) transhydrogenase subunit alpha — its product is MEVSHTLINLIIFVLAIYVGYHVVWTVTPALHTPLMAVTNAISAIIIVGAMLAAGLTEGLVGQAMGTVAVALAAVNVFGGFLVTQRMLEMFRKKEPRAAAKAAGAADPAGAPALAKEGSPA